From Rutidosis leptorrhynchoides isolate AG116_Rl617_1_P2 chromosome 3, CSIRO_AGI_Rlap_v1, whole genome shotgun sequence, a single genomic window includes:
- the LOC139900239 gene encoding uncharacterized protein, with product MNSIIIPNLKNVDDQILWICNNGTKVQYSTKQVWRDLRPIVDTKRWYHVVWFTHMIPKHAFIFWLAIWDGLSTKVRVQKWNPMVDDKCCLCDQVSESVEHLFFRCDYSKVLWERMKSKLLFKGLTDKLQEMVETLSNYPYKNQIWNIINRLVIAAAVYFVWQERNLRILQGKKRNVQDLVEYAQSYIRVKMLTFKVNNSAAVAKAEEIWGVQFKRK from the coding sequence ATGAATAGTATCATAATCCCAAATTTGAAGAATGTTGATGATCAGATACTGTGGATTTGTAATAATGGTACTAAGGTGCAATATTCTACTAAACAGGTCTGGAGGGATTTGAGACCTATTGTTGATACAAAAAGATGGTATCATGTAGTGTGGTTTACCCATATGATCCCTAAACATGCATTTATTTTTTGGCTAGCCATTTGGGACGGGTTATCAACAAAAGTCAGAGTTCAAAAATGGAATCCAATGGTTGATGATAAATGTTGCTTATGTGATCAAGTTAGTGAGTCAGTTGAACATCTATTTTTTAGATGTGATTATTCTAAAGTTCTATGGGAAAGAATGAAGAGTAAACTGCTATTCAAGGGTTTAACAGATAAATTGCAGGAGATGGTTGAAACTTTGTCAAATTATCCCTACAAGAATCAAATTTGGAATATAATCAATAGATTGGTTATTGCTGCAGCAGTTTATTTTGTATGGCAAGAGAGAAATCTAAGAATTCTTCAAGGGAAAAAGAGGAATGTGCAGGATTTGGTTGAATATGCTCAAAGTTATATTCGAGTCAAAATGTTGACTTTTAAAGTCAACAATTCTGCTGCAGTTGCAAAAGCCGAAGAAATATGGGGTGTGCAGTTTAAAAGGAAGTAA